The Leptospira tipperaryensis genomic sequence TGCCAAGAATAGAAAAGATTTCCGAGCAAAAGAGAAATTGCCGTTCCCGGAAGAATGACCTTATATACAAAGTCCCCCGGCACGCCGCAAAGCGTAGTCAGCAAAAAAGAAAGAACAAGAATCTGAATCAGATTGTCGATCATCAGACCGAAAAATCCGTCCAAGTCCCCAAGTACAAACCATTTGAATTTATTCTGGCTCATTGTTTCGATTTACTCCCAAAGTCCACTTGAATTACGTTGGACTTGTCGTCCTTCGTATCACCCTCTTTTTTCTCTGTTAAAACCGTCTTCTCGGTCAGGGAAGATTGTTTGAGATCTTCAGTTTCCGTCGTAAAGACTTTCATATTTGTAAGCGTTGCCTGAGTTTTATCAAAATAGCGGAGGACACAATCCCAGGGAATAAACACTTCTTCCCAGTTGTATCCGAATTGAAGTTCGGCGTAGATCCATTCTTCTCCGGCGTCGAGATTACGTACTCCGCCTTTGGGACTAAAAACGAGAACGATCCCGGATTCTTTTTCGTCTCCGACTAATCCTCGTTTGCCGATGACGAGTTTGGGATGAGGAAGCGCGTGCAGAAAGAAAGTGCCGAACCCGTCCCAGTAAAGATCAAAGAGTTGTCGCTTGAACTTTCTAAGACTCAGAATTTCTTCTTTCAGATTTCCCTTATCCATTCTTAAAGTTGCGGTCCGGACCTTCCACGTTCGATTCGCTGAGATAATCGCCATGAATTTTGTATTCCGGAACCAGAGCCTTAAAGGCGAGGAAAATTTCCTTGTCCTTATTGGTTCTTCCAGCGGTGAGAAGTTCGTTGAATCTGGCTAAGAAGGTAGTAGGTTCTTGATTCTCCAGAGGAGATGCGATCTTGATTTTAGGATGATGTGTTTTTTTAATCCCTTCGAGATCCAAGAGAAGCTCTTCAAATAATTTTTCTCCCGGTCTGAGTCCGGTGAATTGAATCGGAATATCTACGTGAGGTCTGAGTCCGCAGAGACGAATCATCTCTTCCGCGAGGTTGAGAATTTTTACGGGCTCGCCCATTTCTAAGATAAAGATCTCTCCGCATTCTCCCATACTTCCGGCTTGGAGTACAAGTTGGGTCGCTTCCGGAATCGTCATAAAATAACGGATCACATCGGGGTGGGTTACGGTCACTGGTCCGCCGTTTGCGATCTGTTCTCTGAATCTTGGAATCACGGAACCGTTGGATCCGAGCACGTTTCCAAATCGAACCGTGATAAACTTGGTTCTTGTCTCGCGAGAAACGTGTTGAAGATAGAGTTCGGCCGCGCGTTTGGAAGCTCCCATGATGTTCACTGGATTGACCGCCTTGTCCGTCGAGATCAAAACAAAACGTTCCACACCGGAAAGGCGAGAAATATCCGCGATGTTTTTTGTACCGAGGATATTGTTCATCACGGCTTCGGTCGGATTGACTTCCATCATCGGAACGTGTTTGTAAGCCGCCGAGTGAAAAACAACTTGGGGAGAATGTCTTTCAAAGATGGAACTCACACGAGAAAGATTTTTGATATCAGCTACGATCGGAACGAGTTCGATGTTCTGACTTTGCAATTTTTTCTTGAGTTCGTATTCGATTTCGTATAACGGAGTTTCTGCGGAATCCAAAAGAAGAATTCGAGAAGGTTCGAACACCGCGACTTGTCTGCAGAGTTCGCTTCCGATCGATCCGCCGGCTCCGGTGATAAGAATGGATTTGCCTCTTAGATAAGAACGAATGGATTCGATTTCGAGATCGACAACCGGACGACCCAAAAGGTCTTCCACCTGAACTTCCCGGAGTTGATTCAACTTAGGAGAATCAAAAAACAAAGAACCCAAAGAAGGAAGAATTTTGAATTTCACGTCCGAATTCTCAAAAGAACGAATCAGACGGCTGATCAACTTCCCATCCGGATTGGAAATGGCAATGATGACTTGTTTGACTCCGAATTGGCTGATCATCTGTTCGGCTTGTTCTATCTTCGCAAGAATCGGAACCCCTTGAATATGAGCCCCGATCTTTTGGACGTTATCATCCAAAAAGCCGACCGGATTGAGTTTGAGTTCGTTGTGTCTTCTGATCTCGGAAAGGAGAGTAGCTCCTACTTTTCCGGCTCCCAGGATCAGAGTAGGAACTCCTTCTTCCTTGGATTTTTTAAGAATGTACTGATCTCGAAACACTCTCCAAGAAAAACTCCGAATACACAAAAAACTGAGTAAGAGTAACGTGTCCAGAACGGGAACCATTCTCGAAAGTTGTTCGAAACGATTGTAAAAAAGAAGCGCGGTCGTCGAGATCAAGGAAGAGAGAAGTGTAACCTTGATGATCTCCACCAGATCGTGAATCGAAGCGTAAGCCCAGATCGATCTGTAGATATCCGAAAGAATAAAAACCCCGGCGCGAACCAGAATCACGATGATAAGAGAAGTTAAAAATCTTTCCGGAGGGATCAAAAAAACAAAGGATTCAAATCGGATCCAATGCGCTAAAAAGAAAGAAATTCCCATGAAAAAAAGATCCAAAGGGAAAATCCACATCCTCCGATTCCATTGACCGAGCATGTAGGAAATAAAATCCTCTTGTTCTTAAAAGTCCAATCTTTTTGAAATAACGGACGCCGAATTTTGGCCGATTGGAAAAATGTGTTGCAGAAATTCTTTTCTTGCCCGACTCCAATAGGAGAATAAATCGGTTTTAGATCGGGACACTTTGAAAGAAATTATCATCAACCTGCAAGGCGATTTGGACTTTAAGCTGGGAGAAGCTCTATTCTCCAAATTGGAAGAACTTTCCGAGGCTCCGCGACGAATTCTCTTGGACGCTTCCGGTTTGAATTCCGCGACGCTCGAAGGCGCGTCGATTTTAAACCGACTTCCCGAACGTTTTCCGGAATCCAAGTTCGCACTCTGTACGGTGCAGGAAGGAATCGATCTTTCTTCGGAAGGTAACACTTCCATTCCTGTTTTCCAAGACAGGGAATCGGCCAAATCCCATTTAACCGCGTCCGACGGCCCAGCGGACAAAAGTTTTTCGGAAGGATCCCCGATATTAGTCAATTGTCCGATTTGTTTTCATCTTTTGAAAGTGCAAAGTTCGGGGAATTACGGATGTCCGGCCTGTGGCTCTAAATTCTTCGTAAACAAGGATTTTAGAACCTCAGCCTTTGAAAGATTATTATAATATTCTTACATTTCTTCGAATAATCGAATCGTTTCCTGAACTTCCGCGGGAACGTTGCCCGCCTGAAAGTAGGGGTTGTATCTTTTTTTGATTCCGGAAACAAGTCTCCGCTTTCTCGCTTCGAAAGAATCCATGGATTCCTTAAGAATCGGATCCTTTCGAAGAGCGGTTCTGATTTCAGGGGCAAAGGGCACATAACGGTTCAGAATGTCTCTGCAAACCCGGTTGAGTCTCAATTTTCCGGTGGATTCAAATAAAATCCAATAAGAATAATCCGAGCCGAAGATATCCTTCAGATTCTTTTTGTATTTCATCAATTGTTGATCGATTCCCTTCTTTGCGTCGGGAGTCAGAGCCGGGGACTTACGATAATTCTCCAGATAAAGATAATACTCGGATGTCAAAGACGGAGGAGAAGAATCCTTCCACTTTCTTCCGCGAACGGTTCTTTCAATTTCCCACCGAAATTCTCCCAAGGTTCTTGTGATCGCCAAAGTCATGTTCTCATTGAGAATCTGAGGAAACACAAGTCTTCCTCTCGAACTCACTCCGGAAGTAACTTCCTGCCAGAGAACGCCTCTGTTTCCAAAGACGGGAAGAATGATACAATCCGGAAAAATTTCCTTCATAGCAAGCTCGGGTTTTCCCGGAGTCTGCTCGGGTTCGAAAGTGATCTGTCTATGAAAGAGATGTTTGTCTATCTTATGAACGTGATCGACTACTGCTTTTAGTTTTTCGGAGGTCATAAGAAACGCATCCGTCTCTCCATACATCTGATCTTCGGAAAGAATCGGATAAGCGAGATTCGGATTGGAAGAAACTCCGATGAGTCCGTTGTATAAAAGATTACTCAATTCCCAATCGAGGAGATGTAGGAGGTCCTCGACCCCGCTCTGATTTGCGGAGTCGTCCTTTCCCGTTTTACGAACGAGAGAGGCTTTTACTTGTTCGTAGGATTGTGCGAGATGATTTCGAGAAGGAGTTTTTTTTCCGGAAAGAATCAAACCCAGCCATTCCGGCAAAAGATAGATCGCAATACTGTGGTTAGACGGATAGGGTTCTTCCGAACGACTTCTCAATTTTTCCAACGTGGAAAAGAGTTGAACGATCCTTGAGGGAGAAAGCAGATTCTCATCCAAAAAGAAAAAATGAAGAAACAACAACACCGGTTTTGGAATCGGAGAAATATCCGAACGATACTTCGCATAACAAGAAGCGTAGAGTTGAAGGAAAATCTGAATGTCTTCTGGCTTGTGGTCCTTTCGAACCAGACCCGGATGTTCCTTAAACGCGTTCACCCTTTTTTGAATGTCAGCCGTCGCCGATGCGCCTATTCCCGAGTATCTTAGAATCTGATGAAGGCTATCTCTGAATTCGTCGGGAAGAGGTTGATCGTCTTGACCGATTGCACCGGCCATGTGAACCCCGCCCCAGGTTCTCGATTTCTCCGCGTCTTTCTCCGGAAGCGTCTGGATTTGGATTCCGATATCGTTTCCTTTGAAATTTAAGATCGTCGCGTCAAATCGTGTCCACTCTCGATCTTCACTTGAAAAGAGAACGTGAATTTTTTCTCCCGCTCCGATTGGAAACGAATGATATAGTTTTTTTGCAAAGACCTTTGCGTGAAAAGATTTTTGAACCGACTCGGGTCCGATCGGACCGGAAAATAACAATCCCGGAAAAGCTTCTTCACCATCGGTTAAGAATACTACCGGAATGATTTTTTTTGGATGAGGGCCCAGATCGTGAACGAGATGTTGGAGCCTCTTGAAGATCAAAACGTCTCTCCAAGCCGGAAGTTCTCCCAAATGTGCAAGATATGTCGCGAGCTCGGGAAGCAGAACTTCCTGAAACCAAGAAGGGGACTCTACAATTCTTCTGAGAACCCCCACACTCGCCTGATCCAAAAAGGTATGGATGTGTATAACGTCTCTTCCGTTGAGATAGGTAAGAGGAAGTTTTTTGAGAATTTTCGCTCGATAGAGAGAGCGGAGTTCGGTCGAACGACGAAATCTTTTTTCGAGCCAATATCCTGCAAGTATCAGCAAAGCAACAAAGATAGTTCCGTTGATGACCGGGACCCAAGAGAATTCAGGCCAGACTAAAACGGGACGGGCTTGTGCGAGAAGAAACATGCGGAATGTATAAACTTCTTATAGTCAGGGTCAAGCAGGATTCTTAATAACGACGGGCATCTTAGAATCCCGAACAAACGAATTCCAAATCTTCAAACCATTCTTACCCGATGTCGCTTAAACAATTTTTTATCTTTTCGAACCGCGACTTCATCGTAAGCTTTCGGTTTTTTCAAACCAACTTGTATCTTAGAATACAAATCGTTTGGTTTCAACTCTAAAAAATGACTTACGCTTTTTAGAATTCGAATAAAAAATATTCTTTTCAAAAGAATCCATCGGATCCCTGGTGGACTTACAGTCCATTTTCATTGGAACGCAGGTGTCACACATCTGTGGGAAGACGGTTAGAATCCGTCACGGTATCCGCCGCTGTAAGAGGGACGAAAGGCATATTAAGTCACTGGGGTAACCTGGGAAGGCATGCTGAGTAGGATGATCTCAAGTCAGAATACGTTCAATGAAGATCCTGAAGATACGTTTTGCCTCGGAGTAAAGGTAACTCGTAGCTTAAATAGAAAATTACCATAGAACACGTGTTAGGTCCTATCCGTAGGAATCTCATGTGTTCCATAATCGTTTTGTCTACGTTCACTCTTTAGGAGGAGTAACCTATGCATACCGTCTCTACGTCCACGCGGAAGAGCCATACCGTCCTTTCTTTGGATCCGGTTTTGACTCTATCACTGATTCTGATTTCTTTTTTTGTGATCTATATCGTTGGTTTGGAACCAATGCCGACCTTACACGCATCCTTTCACGATATACGACACGCGACCGGATTTCCTTGTCATTAAAATGAAAGAAATTTTTCTCAAACGATTGGTCTTAGGATGTAAGGCGGGTTTGATCGCCGGGTTGGGTTACGGGATTTTACTCCAAGTTTTAGTAACTCCTCTGATCCTAAAGGCCGAAAGTTTTGAAACAAAGTCGAGTGAGAATTCGGGCCATGTCCATTCTCACGAACATGGAACCAAAGAACATCCTCGCTCCGCAAATCCATCAGAAGAATCGAATACGTTTTCTCCGAAACGTTTTGTCTGGACCTGGGTAGGCGCGATTCTTCTGGGACTTGCTTTCGGATCCTTAGCGACGATCGGTTTTAGTTTATTAGAATTTTCTCAATTACTTTCTCCGGAGTTTTTGAGAACGCGCTGGAAATCCTCGTTTACCATTTCTATTCTGGGGTTTTTGATTTTTTTTGGAATTCCGTCCTTAGGGCTTCCGCCTCAGTTGCCGGGGATTGTAGGATCGGAAGAAGATTTCGGGTTAAGGCAAAACTGGTGGTTTGGGGCAGTGCTCGGATCCACGACAACTCTGATTGGAATATTCACTTTTTTTAAATTACTTAATAAAAGTCCGATCGCAGCAAATGTCCTTTCTTTGCTTCTGCTCATCCTTTTTCTTTTTTATCTTTTTGTAATACCAGGAATTCCGGAACACTCTACGAAGAGCCTCGCACCCGAGTCGCTTCGTTTGCAATTCATCCTTACGAGCCTGGCAACGAACATTCTGCTTTGGTTGGGCATCGGTTTTTTGGTTTCCCATTTCATCCTAAATCAAAAGACCGAACCGGAAACGATATAGATGAACTCCTTCGGAATTCTCATCGTAGGACACGGAAGCAGAGAGAATGCTTCCAACTTGGAATTTGAAGAATTTGTCGAAGGTTATCGAAACTTACATCCGGCTACTACGATCCGAACCGCATACATCGAACTCACAACTCCCGATTTCAAAACGACTCTTCGAGAATTTGCGTTTACTCACAAAAAGATCGTCATTCTTCCTTTATTCTTATTCGCATCGGGTCACGTAAAAAATGATATTCCTTTGATCCTTTCCGATCTCAAGGAAGAATTTCCGGAACACAGGTTTCTCCCCGCGATGCCGCTGGGAATCCATTCCAATATCATAAAACTCTTATCCATTCGAGCGAATCAGAACAAAGAAATTTCGGAAGAATCTAATCGAAAGACCGGGGTTATCGTCGTGAGTCGGGGCGCGAGCGACGCGGACGCAAACAGCGACTTTTACAAGGCCGTTCGCATTTTTGAAGAAGCAAACTCCTTTCTTTTCGTAAAACCTTGTTTTATCGGAATCACCAAACCTTTGTTAAATGAAGCCTTGGAAATGGCGGTGAAACTTCGTCCGGATAAAATCCTGGTAGTTCCGTATTTTCTGTTCGGCGGAAAGCTCATTCAAAAGATTTCCAATCTGGTAGAAGAACATTCCCAAAAATATCCTTGGATAGGAATACAAGCGCTTCCGCATTTCGGACCGGATCCAATCTTATTTACGATTCTCGACGAAAGAATTTCGCAGGCCATTAACGGAAAAGGAATTCTTCCTTGTGATAATTGCGAATACCGAGTTCAAATACCGGGACTCAAAAATAAAGTCGGGGGGCTCAACTCTCTCCTCTGGAGTTTGAGACATCTCGAAACACATACACAAGCGGCTCCTCACGAATTTCCTCATCGTAATCTTAAAAAACATATCCTTGTCTGCGAGAACGTGGACTGCGCGAGCAAAGGAAGCATTTCGCTTATCAATCGAATGCGCTTAACAATTAAAAAACACGGAAGACAAAACGACTTTCGAGTAACTAAAAGTTCCTGTCTGGGAAGATGTGGAGAAGGCCCAGCGGTCGTCGTTTATCCCGATGGAATCTGGTATCAAAAAGTAAACGATTACGACGCCGAGGAATTGGTCACCGAACATCTGTTTAACGACCGACTGGTTTCCAGGCTCGTAGACAATATCATGCAGTAAATTAGGAGAATTCAATGGCTTGTCACGAAGTAGCGGCTTTAAGATTGGGAATGATGAACGTAATCGGAATCAAGGACGAGGCGACGGTTCAGCACGAACGCGCCGAAATCGGAGAAGAAGCGCTCAAAGCTCCGGGCCCGATCCGATCGCTTGCGGAAGCAAAAGATTTCGAATCCTTGATTCAGTTTTACGAGGCGTCTCTTACGGATCTCGAACAGATGATTTCAAAAACAAAAAAGGACGATCCAAAGATGGCATACTATCGTTCTCTTTTGATCCTTACAAAAAAAGTAGAATTAGAACTGAAAAACTCCATTCAATCCTTTCAAAACCTCTATCGAGATCTCGAAGAAATACACGACTTCGTTCACGAAATTTATCCGGCTTGAGAGAACGACATGGCCAATCCTCCGAAAAAAATAAAGATCAAAAACATTCTTCATACTTCGAACGTATGTACGATCACATTCAATTCTTTGAATGGACCTCTTAATTTTATCGGGGGTCAGTATATCATTCTAAACTCCGGCTTAAAATCGGCGGAAGGAAAAGAATTCAAACGAGCGTATTCCGTCATTTCTTCGGACGTAAACCAGGAAGAATTCGATATCACCTTTCAAGTATTATACGAAGGAATGGTTTCCAAACATCTCTCTCGTCTTAACGTCGGAGACGAACTCGAGTTCTCAGGCCCTTGGGGAAAGTTTTTAGGAAATCCGGAATGGCCGCATCCCGGAAAAACCCTTTTGGTCGCGACGGATACCGGGATCACCGCGATTCAAAGTATTCTTCATTCTTCCGGATGGAAAAAAAGACTTTCGGACACGAGGGTTCTCTGGCTTTTTTCCGAAGCCGACAAATTCATTCCGATTTCAAAAATTTTAGAAAGTATACCCAATGAGTGCGGAGTTTTTCAAACCAGAATCATTCCTGCTATCAACGACTTCGAGCGGATGGAAAAGTTTGAACAAATTCTTATCAATACTTTAGATTTTTATTATATTCCAGAAAATGCATTTTTAGCAGGAGACGGCAGATTATTACAAATCACAAAAGAGTTCCTTTTAAACAGAGGGGTTCTCGAAGATAGAATCGGAGTGGAAGCATTCTTTCACTCAGTTAAAGAAACGAAACCGGTAGTTTCCTAGGAAGTTTCGAATTCTTATGACCGCAAAAGAACTGAGAGAAGGATTTACTACGGGGGCTTGTTCGGCCGCAGCGGCAAAGGCGGCGGCGCGTTTACTCCTCAAAGGACTCCCGGTTTTGGAAATCGAAACGACTCTTCCAAACAAAAGACAGGTTCTTTTTTCGGTCAAACGTTGCGAGCTGGACGGAGAAACCGCGATCTGCAGCGTAATCAAAGACGCGGGAGACGATCCGGACTGTACACACGGAGCCGAACTCACCGCGCGAGTTCGCTTAACAAAAGAAAGTTCCATCATTCTTAAGGGAGGCGACGGAGTCGCAACCGTCACCAAAGCGGGGCTCGGACTTGAAGTCGGAGGGCCCGCGATCAATCCCGTACCTAGGAAGAATATCAGTGAAATGATACTCGAAGAATTGGAAGGTAGTCCGTTTAACGGCGCTGAGGTGGAGATCAGCGTCCCCGGAGGTCAAGAGATGGCCAAAAAAACGATGAACGAACGCCTAGGACTTATCGGAGGAATCTCCATCCTAGGAACGACCGGAATCGTAAAACCGTATTCGACTGCGGCGTTTAAAGCGAGCGTTATCCAAGCCATCCAGATGGCGAAAGAATACGGAAGCGACACCGTTGTTTTAACCACTGGCGGGAAATCCGAAAAGTTCGCCATGGATCTTCTTCCCAACTTAAACGAACTTTCTTTTATCCAAGTCGGAGACTTTATCGGAACCGGAATCAAAACGAGCGTAAAGGAAACGATGAGTCACGTAATCATCGTCGGTATGATCGGTAAGTTATCCAAGATGGCCGACGGCGTTATGATGACACATCGAGGCGGCTCCTCGGTAAACACAAAATTGTTATCCGACATCGCAAGAAGCATCGGAGTTCCTGAAGACGTCGCGTTTGAAATCCAAAACGCAAACACCGCTCGTCATGTATTAGAAGTTTGTAAAGTTCACGGGTACGTAGATATCACCACCCGAATC encodes the following:
- a CDS encoding ClpXP protease specificity-enhancing factor SspB; translation: MDKGNLKEEILSLRKFKRQLFDLYWDGFGTFFLHALPHPKLVIGKRGLVGDEKESGIVLVFSPKGGVRNLDAGEEWIYAELQFGYNWEEVFIPWDCVLRYFDKTQATLTNMKVFTTETEDLKQSSLTEKTVLTEKKEGDTKDDKSNVIQVDFGSKSKQ
- a CDS encoding polysaccharide biosynthesis protein; translation: MLGQWNRRMWIFPLDLFFMGISFFLAHWIRFESFVFLIPPERFLTSLIIVILVRAGVFILSDIYRSIWAYASIHDLVEIIKVTLLSSLISTTALLFYNRFEQLSRMVPVLDTLLLLSFLCIRSFSWRVFRDQYILKKSKEEGVPTLILGAGKVGATLLSEIRRHNELKLNPVGFLDDNVQKIGAHIQGVPILAKIEQAEQMISQFGVKQVIIAISNPDGKLISRLIRSFENSDVKFKILPSLGSLFFDSPKLNQLREVQVEDLLGRPVVDLEIESIRSYLRGKSILITGAGGSIGSELCRQVAVFEPSRILLLDSAETPLYEIEYELKKKLQSQNIELVPIVADIKNLSRVSSIFERHSPQVVFHSAAYKHVPMMEVNPTEAVMNNILGTKNIADISRLSGVERFVLISTDKAVNPVNIMGASKRAAELYLQHVSRETRTKFITVRFGNVLGSNGSVIPRFREQIANGGPVTVTHPDVIRYFMTIPEATQLVLQAGSMGECGEIFILEMGEPVKILNLAEEMIRLCGLRPHVDIPIQFTGLRPGEKLFEELLLDLEGIKKTHHPKIKIASPLENQEPTTFLARFNELLTAGRTNKDKEIFLAFKALVPEYKIHGDYLSESNVEGPDRNFKNG
- a CDS encoding STAS domain-containing protein; protein product: MKEIIINLQGDLDFKLGEALFSKLEELSEAPRRILLDASGLNSATLEGASILNRLPERFPESKFALCTVQEGIDLSSEGNTSIPVFQDRESAKSHLTASDGPADKSFSEGSPILVNCPICFHLLKVQSSGNYGCPACGSKFFVNKDFRTSAFERLL
- a CDS encoding CbtB domain-containing protein, whose amino-acid sequence is MHTVSTSTRKSHTVLSLDPVLTLSLILISFFVIYIVGLEPMPTLHASFHDIRHATGFPCH
- a CDS encoding CbtA family protein, producing the protein MKEIFLKRLVLGCKAGLIAGLGYGILLQVLVTPLILKAESFETKSSENSGHVHSHEHGTKEHPRSANPSEESNTFSPKRFVWTWVGAILLGLAFGSLATIGFSLLEFSQLLSPEFLRTRWKSSFTISILGFLIFFGIPSLGLPPQLPGIVGSEEDFGLRQNWWFGAVLGSTTTLIGIFTFFKLLNKSPIAANVLSLLLLILFLFYLFVIPGIPEHSTKSLAPESLRLQFILTSLATNILLWLGIGFLVSHFILNQKTEPETI
- a CDS encoding CbiX/SirB N-terminal domain-containing protein — its product is MNSFGILIVGHGSRENASNLEFEEFVEGYRNLHPATTIRTAYIELTTPDFKTTLREFAFTHKKIVILPLFLFASGHVKNDIPLILSDLKEEFPEHRFLPAMPLGIHSNIIKLLSIRANQNKEISEESNRKTGVIVVSRGASDADANSDFYKAVRIFEEANSFLFVKPCFIGITKPLLNEALEMAVKLRPDKILVVPYFLFGGKLIQKISNLVEEHSQKYPWIGIQALPHFGPDPILFTILDERISQAINGKGILPCDNCEYRVQIPGLKNKVGGLNSLLWSLRHLETHTQAAPHEFPHRNLKKHILVCENVDCASKGSISLINRMRLTIKKHGRQNDFRVTKSSCLGRCGEGPAVVVYPDGIWYQKVNDYDAEELVTEHLFNDRLVSRLVDNIMQ
- a CDS encoding DUF3209 family protein; this translates as MACHEVAALRLGMMNVIGIKDEATVQHERAEIGEEALKAPGPIRSLAEAKDFESLIQFYEASLTDLEQMISKTKKDDPKMAYYRSLLILTKKVELELKNSIQSFQNLYRDLEEIHDFVHEIYPA
- a CDS encoding FAD-dependent oxidoreductase, with the translated sequence MANPPKKIKIKNILHTSNVCTITFNSLNGPLNFIGGQYIILNSGLKSAEGKEFKRAYSVISSDVNQEEFDITFQVLYEGMVSKHLSRLNVGDELEFSGPWGKFLGNPEWPHPGKTLLVATDTGITAIQSILHSSGWKKRLSDTRVLWLFSEADKFIPISKILESIPNECGVFQTRIIPAINDFERMEKFEQILINTLDFYYIPENAFLAGDGRLLQITKEFLLNRGVLEDRIGVEAFFHSVKETKPVVS
- a CDS encoding cobalt-precorrin-5B (C(1))-methyltransferase; the protein is MTAKELREGFTTGACSAAAAKAAARLLLKGLPVLEIETTLPNKRQVLFSVKRCELDGETAICSVIKDAGDDPDCTHGAELTARVRLTKESSIILKGGDGVATVTKAGLGLEVGGPAINPVPRKNISEMILEELEGSPFNGAEVEISVPGGQEMAKKTMNERLGLIGGISILGTTGIVKPYSTAAFKASVIQAIQMAKEYGSDTVVLTTGGKSEKFAMDLLPNLNELSFIQVGDFIGTGIKTSVKETMSHVIIVGMIGKLSKMADGVMMTHRGGSSVNTKLLSDIARSIGVPEDVAFEIQNANTARHVLEVCKVHGYVDITTRICEIVAKNCSKHAGTNMRISCYMVDFDGALLGKCENFSQNIALEKEITDNE